A genomic stretch from Telmatocola sphagniphila includes:
- a CDS encoding pilus assembly protein TadG-related protein, with protein MFRRIEHSGVQRRGAVIPLVAISLVGLLSFVALAIDVGVLLVARTQAQAAADAAALAGTRQLTGDPTTNFNSAKALPEAQTAALSSSVLGQTITSGQVTLALGQYYYNRSSARFVAYPSDTGSTTQSGYPYTLVQSTINTTPPTYFARIFGINSVNVSATATAIHRPRDVAMIIDFSGSMSLDSQMATPLTTSTGTAIAARTTSMNADPDYPRFGPYSNTNSSTGFVLYNPPTINVQMVSGEYAGTGNMSFDTTSGNPSICANDFFQDNVPYGNSVPAFTRAPSSYCTAPPGDQYLTTSSSYPVRNVNEIAGNQIWSMLDTSGYSLNYNNGSTSNGGGNPQSGTGYYYIKNTSNSANHTNTSLNALGATDGKIASISRLPSPVPDTNSSTTVSFGDPVITTAPTVNMVGTVQTTNIWNYKTNAWTSQTVEARVAQTNSNWETNGYGSTYNGYTMGPSFWGKTFFIWPPDPRGPSVAGNVAANNDAKDWRQRFFIQSFQASSLPGTTVTVPSPPSTTGSSSSTTGTTGTTGTTGTTGSSTSSSSSSSSSSSSSSSSSSSSSSNTTATTPPPSNPSPLAYTVTGGVNNNAVIFESNISSSNYAGMRAPSSSVTWPALINSSGWEGTSYASGSEYAVTTNFDPCPFQQKPSTTANYVSTKAGTNYSAAGEAVRNAYGSYYYTFNYNAILYWLQNTGPNPFPPRMRAGGILYYSSIPTTITNPSGNMPVATQAQRDQRFWKEYIDFVLGWKQNSNGSWSTINASGFQGYGADEIPDVTTPSSSNQFPLVTNGVSAYKASITPKPCTETITTRRYEAQAYTANPGGVRNTVSMTIVDERYMDYRDNPRRPITRFWFGPLTMWDFIENFACQQFWSPGTSHEAPMWQLKAGVQTAISDIKNNHPNDFVSVIGFSIPTWSYSGTTYNGYYNAVRAPLCQDYNRIINSLYFPQYVIDNASSSLEITPYETDTANNSVPGAIESVPRPVQGTCSAYSLMLAYNQFSDNAACATFAGASGTSGYGTAGGLGRLGAARLIIFETDGVASATATIPGQESSSTIFNQQTSSTTDDNNSYFKVRWNTTAPELPNYVSGPATAGVTQAQTITNMITNRTDGTDPFSGTTGNPPGFSTLRKQVKIHTIAFGSLFNTSNTSTAQTQALSLLQYMQYRGSVQASATTPLNVAKIINQPVWDDGTNNPATSRKAALQNAFIQSMQDTVSVVLIR; from the coding sequence ATGTTTAGGCGTATCGAACATTCTGGAGTTCAACGGCGCGGGGCCGTTATACCTCTAGTGGCAATCAGTCTCGTCGGACTACTAAGTTTCGTTGCCTTAGCCATCGACGTGGGTGTATTGCTTGTCGCTCGTACTCAGGCTCAGGCGGCGGCGGATGCCGCAGCCTTGGCAGGTACTCGTCAATTGACGGGCGATCCAACAACCAATTTCAACTCCGCGAAGGCTTTACCGGAAGCACAGACGGCGGCGCTGTCCAGTTCGGTTCTAGGTCAGACTATTACTAGTGGGCAGGTGACACTGGCGCTGGGTCAGTACTACTACAATCGAAGCTCGGCCCGTTTCGTCGCCTATCCTTCGGATACTGGTTCCACAACTCAATCGGGTTACCCGTACACTCTCGTCCAATCCACTATCAACACGACACCTCCGACTTATTTCGCCAGAATTTTCGGAATCAACAGCGTGAATGTGAGCGCTACCGCGACGGCGATTCACCGGCCGCGCGACGTCGCCATGATCATCGATTTTTCGGGCTCGATGTCGCTTGACAGTCAGATGGCCACTCCACTCACCACTTCGACCGGTACCGCGATCGCAGCTCGAACCACCAGCATGAATGCCGATCCCGATTATCCGCGCTTCGGCCCGTATTCCAACACGAATAGTTCAACGGGATTCGTTCTTTACAACCCTCCCACTATTAACGTCCAAATGGTTTCTGGTGAATATGCCGGGACCGGGAATATGTCGTTCGACACCACGAGCGGTAATCCTTCAATTTGCGCCAATGACTTCTTTCAGGATAACGTACCCTACGGTAATTCGGTTCCTGCTTTTACTCGCGCTCCCTCTTCGTATTGCACAGCTCCACCCGGCGATCAGTACCTGACGACCAGCAGCAGCTATCCGGTTCGCAATGTGAATGAAATTGCCGGGAACCAGATCTGGAGTATGCTGGATACCAGCGGATACTCTTTAAATTACAATAACGGTTCGACCAGTAATGGGGGCGGTAACCCGCAAAGTGGAACGGGATACTACTATATCAAAAACACGAGTAACTCCGCTAACCATACCAACACCAGTCTCAACGCTCTGGGTGCGACGGACGGAAAAATCGCTTCGATTTCGCGATTGCCCTCTCCCGTGCCGGATACCAACAGCAGCACCACGGTCAGCTTCGGCGATCCGGTAATTACTACTGCTCCGACTGTGAATATGGTCGGTACGGTCCAAACCACCAATATCTGGAACTATAAGACCAACGCCTGGACCAGTCAGACGGTCGAAGCCCGCGTGGCTCAAACCAATTCCAACTGGGAAACCAACGGTTACGGCAGCACTTACAACGGCTACACCATGGGGCCGAGCTTCTGGGGCAAAACCTTCTTCATCTGGCCACCCGATCCGCGCGGTCCTTCCGTGGCGGGTAACGTCGCGGCGAATAATGATGCGAAGGACTGGCGACAGCGATTCTTCATTCAATCGTTCCAGGCTTCGAGCCTGCCGGGCACGACTGTTACGGTGCCCTCTCCTCCGAGCACAACGGGTAGTTCGTCCAGCACCACAGGTACCACTGGTACTACAGGTACCACTGGCACTACAGGCAGCTCGACTTCCAGTAGTAGTTCCTCGAGTTCTTCCTCAAGCAGCAGTTCTTCGAGTAGCTCTTCCTCGAGCAGTAACACAACGGCAACCACACCTCCGCCTTCGAATCCATCACCCTTGGCTTATACGGTCACCGGGGGTGTGAATAACAACGCGGTGATTTTCGAAAGCAACATCAGCAGTTCGAACTATGCCGGCATGCGAGCTCCCTCGTCGTCGGTGACTTGGCCTGCGTTGATCAATAGCAGCGGTTGGGAAGGGACGAGCTACGCTTCGGGTTCGGAGTACGCGGTCACGACCAACTTCGACCCTTGTCCGTTCCAACAAAAACCTTCGACGACAGCAAATTACGTTTCGACGAAAGCAGGTACGAACTACAGCGCGGCTGGGGAAGCGGTTCGTAACGCCTATGGCAGTTACTATTACACCTTCAACTACAATGCGATTCTGTACTGGTTGCAGAACACCGGACCCAATCCGTTCCCGCCTCGTATGCGGGCCGGGGGCATTCTTTATTACAGCAGCATTCCGACTACCATCACCAATCCGAGCGGTAATATGCCCGTTGCCACTCAGGCCCAGCGCGATCAGCGCTTCTGGAAGGAATACATCGACTTCGTGCTGGGTTGGAAGCAAAATTCCAACGGCAGCTGGAGCACGATCAATGCGAGTGGTTTTCAAGGTTACGGGGCAGACGAAATTCCCGATGTGACTACTCCGTCCTCGTCGAATCAATTTCCTCTCGTAACCAACGGGGTTTCGGCGTACAAAGCGAGCATTACTCCGAAGCCGTGTACGGAAACGATCACTACCCGTCGGTATGAGGCTCAGGCCTATACCGCTAACCCGGGTGGAGTACGCAACACGGTCAGCATGACGATCGTCGACGAGCGGTATATGGATTACCGCGACAATCCGCGACGGCCGATTACGCGCTTCTGGTTCGGTCCCTTGACGATGTGGGACTTCATCGAGAACTTCGCCTGCCAGCAGTTCTGGTCGCCGGGAACTTCTCACGAGGCGCCGATGTGGCAGCTTAAAGCAGGTGTGCAAACGGCTATTTCGGATATCAAGAACAACCACCCCAACGACTTCGTTTCGGTGATTGGTTTCTCGATCCCCACGTGGAGCTACAGCGGCACGACTTACAACGGCTACTACAACGCGGTGCGTGCACCCTTGTGCCAGGACTACAATCGCATCATCAACTCGCTCTACTTCCCGCAGTACGTGATCGATAATGCCAGCAGCAGTCTGGAAATCACGCCGTACGAAACCGATACCGCAAACAACTCGGTGCCCGGAGCAATCGAAAGTGTGCCCCGACCCGTGCAGGGAACCTGCTCGGCTTACTCTCTGATGCTGGCTTACAACCAGTTCAGCGATAATGCCGCGTGTGCTACTTTCGCAGGAGCGTCGGGAACTTCGGGCTACGGTACGGCCGGGGGATTAGGCCGCCTGGGAGCTGCCCGTCTGATTATCTTCGAAACGGACGGGGTGGCGAGTGCCACGGCGACGATCCCAGGCCAGGAATCGTCCTCCACAATCTTCAACCAGCAAACCTCTTCTACCACGGATGATAATAATTCGTACTTCAAGGTTCGCTGGAATACCACGGCTCCAGAGTTGCCCAACTACGTTTCTGGTCCGGCCACAGCTGGGGTGACTCAGGCCCAGACCATTACCAACATGATCACCAACCGAACGGATGGAACGGATCCGTTCTCTGGCACTACTGGTAATCCGCCTGGTTTCAGTACCCTGCGTAAGCAGGTGAAGATTCACACCATCGCGTTCGGTTCGTTGTTTAATACATCGAACACTTCGACGGCGCAGACCCAGGCGTTGAGCCTGCTGCAATA
- a CDS encoding TadE/TadG family type IV pilus assembly protein, giving the protein MRLQKSKQRRGATTVEFAVVAPVVFMMIFGIIEWSRYVMALNVTQNAVREGTRFALARTDTLQTGISVTNVQQNVANFVSQMGSSLTNVTVTVYKTNVYGQPTDQYGNVVSASTSAATFDQTSFGDYICVTVTGTYKPVLPTFLNMTNLTSITTSCVMCSEGN; this is encoded by the coding sequence ATGCGATTACAGAAATCGAAGCAGCGTCGCGGAGCAACCACGGTCGAATTCGCCGTGGTGGCCCCCGTTGTGTTCATGATGATTTTCGGGATCATCGAATGGAGCCGGTATGTCATGGCTCTGAATGTGACTCAGAATGCTGTTCGGGAAGGGACGCGTTTTGCTCTGGCTCGAACGGACACTCTTCAGACCGGAATTTCGGTCACGAACGTGCAGCAGAACGTGGCGAACTTCGTCAGCCAGATGGGTAGTTCGCTCACCAACGTCACTGTCACGGTTTACAAAACCAACGTATATGGTCAGCCCACCGATCAGTACGGGAACGTGGTTTCTGCCTCCACTTCGGCGGCCACCTTCGACCAGACATCCTTTGGGGATTACATTTGTGTGACGGTGACGGGAACTTATAAACCCGTGTTGCCCACGTTTTTGAACATGACGAATTTGACGAGCATTACAACGAGCTGCGTTATGTGCAGCGAAGGTAACTGA
- a CDS encoding TadE/TadG family type IV pilus assembly protein: MKPMRMRQIKGHVRRGVAAVETAVVLPFMMLLLFGIWEVGQLLNVTQMVSNSAREGARLAATGLYNASSILTQTPNQFSSNSGPLTFQVQSAVANYMQNSGLPMSGTGGAIITITVTNVTRGVTCTAQVTPNSSTGISQIVAVTQSGSAPSYDPCNDSTVQQYDVLQVSVAYPFSFARWSPSNLFFFLGANPTVYAKQTWLCMKDIPITVNTTIPGGPLP; the protein is encoded by the coding sequence ATGAAACCCATGCGAATGCGACAGATCAAAGGCCATGTCAGACGGGGTGTTGCTGCGGTCGAAACCGCCGTCGTGCTGCCGTTTATGATGTTGCTTTTGTTCGGAATTTGGGAAGTGGGACAATTACTAAATGTCACCCAAATGGTATCGAATTCCGCGCGGGAGGGGGCGCGACTGGCCGCAACCGGTCTTTACAACGCTTCTTCGATATTAACCCAAACCCCGAACCAATTCAGTTCGAATAGTGGTCCCCTGACCTTCCAGGTGCAATCGGCGGTTGCCAATTACATGCAAAACTCGGGCCTGCCGATGTCGGGTACCGGTGGAGCGATCATCACCATTACCGTCACCAACGTTACGCGTGGCGTGACTTGTACAGCCCAAGTGACACCCAACAGTTCGACCGGAATTTCACAAATCGTCGCTGTGACTCAGTCTGGCAGCGCACCCTCTTACGATCCCTGCAACGACTCTACGGTGCAGCAGTATGACGTGTTGCAGGTGAGTGTCGCCTATCCGTTCAGTTTCGCCCGGTGGTCTCCCAGTAACTTGTTCTTTTTCCTGGGTGCCAATCCCACCGTTTACGCGAAGCAAACCTGGTTATGCATGAAAGATATACCCATCACCGTTAATACGACGATTCCGGGTGGACCGCTGCCATAA
- a CDS encoding beta-ketoacyl-[acyl-carrier-protein] synthase family protein: protein MIAKIVANGRNSAPRPSESTLCIGIGAIARTAVSFEKLPELRKELSLRFKDTLTSSVVKNADEQSLVALSAMSEAIQQMPMRSAADWGVIATPRYFGRSRCAEMIRKYRDQGAWSASPHIIPQCMLHSLSGLLSQAFGITGPNIGAGGSRGGEREALLAAFGWLSAGKLPGVWLIMTSWDSEETAYSSGVCHAVVVALKSSTTGSTRLRLKPAGSGENLEPFSLESLTDELTNEWSRPVTWDMSHVGTLHLEPSNQFQIV from the coding sequence GTGATTGCCAAGATTGTCGCGAACGGAAGAAATTCCGCACCACGTCCCAGCGAATCCACGCTTTGCATTGGTATTGGGGCGATCGCCCGAACGGCGGTTAGCTTCGAAAAATTGCCGGAATTGCGAAAAGAGCTCTCGCTTCGCTTCAAGGATACCCTCACCAGTTCTGTCGTGAAGAATGCAGATGAGCAAAGTCTGGTGGCGCTATCGGCCATGTCGGAAGCCATACAACAGATGCCGATGCGCAGCGCCGCCGACTGGGGGGTGATTGCCACCCCGCGCTATTTCGGTCGTTCGCGCTGCGCCGAAATGATTCGCAAGTACCGCGATCAGGGGGCCTGGAGCGCTTCCCCCCATATTATCCCGCAGTGCATGTTGCATTCGCTTTCGGGTCTTCTCAGCCAGGCCTTTGGAATCACCGGGCCCAATATCGGGGCCGGCGGAAGTCGCGGCGGAGAACGCGAGGCCCTGCTCGCCGCGTTCGGCTGGCTCTCCGCCGGGAAACTTCCTGGCGTCTGGTTGATCATGACCAGCTGGGATAGCGAGGAAACGGCATACTCCAGCGGAGTTTGCCATGCGGTTGTTGTCGCGTTGAAATCTTCCACGACCGGATCGACGCGGCTGCGGCTGAAACCCGCGGGATCGGGAGAAAATCTCGAACCCTTCTCGCTGGAAAGTTTGACCGATGAATTGACGAACGAATGGAGCCGGCCGGTGACCTGGGATATGAGTCATGTCGGTACGCTCCATCTAGAACCCTCCAACCAGTTTCAGATTGTCTGA
- a CDS encoding beta-ketoacyl-[acyl-carrier-protein] synthase family protein has protein sequence MVSSHLRFPTDRTCITGIGAGTPLGWDFESISQNLLAGKSAVREILGFDVANHPSKIGAGIADVPVPPGFSEVAFRSRSRLEQLCLFCVQASLQDAGLWQKKDQLRIGLIIGNASDCMWHWEEDGLTFMKEEYCLAKRDRPPLVSIIQKELGIQGPATVLSAACASANFAFDMARQWLDLGLADVCLAGGCDTGLTAVTLACFGNLRALSRNNENPAGASRPFDRGRDGFVLGEGGVMFVLEKENRAKSRSAPIYGNVLGCGLTSDAHHMVIPNPEPTQAARAIRMALEEAGLNPDQVDYVNAHGTSTPVGDAAEAKAIQMVFEEITRIVPVSSTKSMTGHLLTAASALEALACLTAFRYSAIPPTINLQDIDPDCQLNHVANHVQERKVKVALSNSFGFGGSNSCLVLAAA, from the coding sequence ATGGTAAGTTCTCACTTACGCTTTCCGACCGATCGCACCTGTATCACGGGGATAGGTGCCGGTACGCCTTTGGGTTGGGATTTCGAATCGATATCGCAGAATCTGCTGGCGGGTAAATCTGCCGTGCGGGAGATCCTGGGTTTCGACGTCGCGAACCATCCTTCGAAGATCGGGGCGGGAATCGCCGATGTGCCGGTGCCGCCCGGTTTCAGCGAGGTTGCCTTCCGAAGCCGTTCCCGACTCGAGCAACTCTGTCTGTTCTGCGTGCAGGCTTCGCTGCAGGACGCCGGCCTGTGGCAGAAGAAAGACCAACTGCGAATCGGACTGATTATCGGCAATGCTTCCGACTGCATGTGGCACTGGGAAGAAGATGGCCTGACGTTCATGAAAGAGGAATACTGTCTGGCCAAGAGAGATCGCCCGCCCTTGGTTTCGATCATACAAAAAGAACTGGGCATCCAGGGACCGGCCACCGTTCTGTCGGCGGCCTGTGCTTCCGCCAACTTTGCCTTCGACATGGCCCGGCAATGGCTCGACCTGGGACTGGCCGATGTCTGCCTTGCGGGAGGTTGCGATACCGGCCTGACGGCCGTGACGCTAGCCTGCTTCGGTAACCTCCGGGCGCTCTCTCGCAACAACGAAAATCCTGCCGGGGCTTCCCGACCATTCGACCGGGGCCGCGATGGCTTCGTTCTGGGCGAAGGGGGCGTCATGTTCGTTCTGGAAAAAGAAAACCGGGCTAAGAGCCGTTCCGCTCCGATTTATGGCAACGTTCTCGGTTGCGGCTTAACCAGCGACGCCCACCATATGGTGATCCCCAATCCGGAACCGACTCAGGCGGCCCGGGCCATTCGCATGGCCCTCGAAGAAGCCGGGCTCAATCCTGATCAGGTCGATTATGTAAATGCTCACGGCACCAGCACTCCAGTCGGCGATGCCGCGGAGGCGAAGGCCATCCAGATGGTGTTCGAGGAGATCACTCGAATCGTGCCGGTCAGCTCGACTAAGAGTATGACTGGTCATTTATTGACAGCCGCCAGTGCTCTGGAAGCTTTGGCTTGTCTAACGGCGTTTCGCTACAGCGCCATCCCGCCGACAATCAATCTGCAGGACATAGATCCTGATTGTCAGCTAAATCACGTCGCAAATCACGTCCAGGAACGCAAAGTCAAAGTAGCCTTGAGCAACAGCTTTGGCTTCGGTGGGTCCAATAGCTGCCTGGTGCTGGCCGCCGCGTAA
- a CDS encoding GH3 auxin-responsive promoter family protein, translated as MFRRLLLRTAGRLVARPIRRRLNAFVATTHHPETAQSDLLQRIIAKQRDTGFGRDHGFSTIRTVEDFRRQIPVAPYEYVAPYVQRVQKGETSALLSDPQVLMFALTSGTTASRKMIPITQDYLDDYRRGWNIWGLTAMRDHPVISLKPMAQMVGDPEEFRCEAGIPCGNLSGYTAQVQKKIVRGLYTVPAYTGKIKDPVSRYYVALLCSLRRKVGMLMAANPSTLVALARVLDLHKENLLRDLAQGTLSNNLDIAPELRAALALRLKADPAQAKKLEAIAQREPVFLPKHVWKPEELMIGCWTGGSVGPYLRQLPDYYGNTLLRDIGLLASEGRMTIPLEDNSPAGVLDISSHYFEFIPEGEIESKQPICLRAHELEEGKPYYILLTTKSGLYRYHIVDLVRMTGKFNGTPLIEFLGKGNRFANLTGEKLSEHHVTQAMIHVMKTIPQPITAYALAPVWDEKQPYYGIFLEEQDMKDPVLLASFLKGLEAELRRQNVEYDAKRDSGRLGPVQALKISTGAWSRWDKQNLAKRGGSPEQYKHPCLIGDLEFVKEIEKF; from the coding sequence ATGTTCCGTCGATTATTACTTCGCACCGCCGGGCGATTGGTGGCTCGACCCATTCGCCGTCGTCTCAATGCCTTCGTTGCAACCACGCATCATCCGGAAACCGCTCAGAGCGATCTGCTGCAGCGAATCATTGCCAAGCAGCGGGACACTGGCTTCGGCCGCGATCACGGCTTCTCCACCATTCGTACGGTCGAAGACTTCCGCCGACAGATTCCGGTTGCGCCCTATGAATACGTCGCCCCGTACGTTCAACGGGTGCAAAAAGGGGAAACCAGCGCGCTGCTGTCCGATCCGCAGGTACTGATGTTCGCCCTCACTTCCGGCACCACGGCCAGCCGCAAGATGATCCCCATTACTCAGGACTACCTGGACGATTATCGCCGGGGCTGGAACATCTGGGGACTGACGGCCATGCGCGATCATCCGGTGATCTCGCTGAAGCCGATGGCTCAGATGGTTGGCGATCCCGAAGAATTCCGCTGCGAAGCGGGCATCCCCTGCGGCAATCTCTCCGGCTATACGGCGCAAGTTCAAAAGAAGATCGTGCGCGGTCTGTACACTGTCCCGGCGTATACCGGAAAAATCAAAGACCCGGTTAGTCGATACTATGTGGCTCTATTGTGTAGCTTGCGCCGAAAAGTCGGCATGCTGATGGCCGCTAATCCCAGTACGCTGGTGGCACTGGCCCGGGTCCTCGATCTGCACAAGGAAAACCTCCTCCGGGATCTGGCTCAGGGCACCCTCTCCAACAACTTGGACATCGCCCCCGAATTGCGCGCAGCCCTGGCACTGCGACTCAAGGCCGATCCGGCTCAGGCAAAAAAACTGGAAGCCATCGCCCAGCGCGAACCTGTGTTCCTTCCCAAACATGTCTGGAAACCGGAAGAACTGATGATCGGCTGCTGGACCGGCGGCAGCGTGGGGCCTTACCTGCGTCAGTTGCCCGATTACTATGGCAACACCCTGCTGCGCGATATCGGTCTACTGGCCAGTGAAGGACGGATGACCATTCCGCTGGAAGACAACTCCCCGGCGGGCGTTCTGGATATCAGCAGCCATTACTTCGAGTTCATTCCGGAAGGGGAGATCGAGTCGAAGCAGCCGATTTGTCTGCGCGCCCACGAACTCGAAGAAGGTAAGCCCTACTACATCCTGCTCACCACCAAATCGGGATTGTATCGGTATCACATCGTCGACCTGGTGCGGATGACCGGTAAATTCAACGGCACGCCGCTCATCGAATTCCTCGGGAAGGGAAACCGCTTTGCGAATCTGACCGGGGAGAAGCTCAGCGAACATCATGTCACCCAGGCGATGATTCATGTGATGAAGACGATCCCTCAACCGATCACGGCCTACGCCCTCGCGCCGGTCTGGGACGAGAAGCAGCCTTATTACGGGATTTTTCTGGAAGAGCAGGATATGAAAGATCCGGTGCTGCTGGCCAGCTTCCTGAAGGGACTGGAAGCCGAGTTACGCCGGCAGAACGTGGAATACGATGCGAAGCGGGACAGCGGCCGGTTAGGTCCGGTACAAGCCCTAAAGATTTCAACCGGAGCCTGGAGCCGCTGGGACAAACAGAACCTCGCCAAGCGCGGCGGCAGCCCGGAGCAATACAAGCATCCTTGTCTGATTGGCGATCTCGAATTTGTGAAAGAGATCGAGAAGTTTTAA
- a CDS encoding DUF1559 domain-containing protein: MRSIKRGAFTLIELLVVIAIIAVLIGLLLPAVQKVREAASRMQCSNHLKQIGLAFHNYASVNGTLPRGGRDGRPSGQPTQNCCNWTDNNQAKSNAAGVKDDRDGYSWRYWILPYIEQDNVYNAIERATVYNAAIKIYYCPSRRDAESYSGSARCDYNGNAGSYFSNGTPTDDSAGSSGNGSPAVTETNTFDGVVLRSNVAPVALNRISDGTSNTLLVAEKWLHPLRVATAAASGNDGGDNEVWCNAGWDECIVRVGAGTYSYLYNGGQPAGPGSTTRTIPRTPRPDIEAPCVVDAAGKPVTIWNQQFGGPHPGGVNTVFCDGSVRTVTFSVDAATWAAACTRNGNETLSINN; this comes from the coding sequence ATGCGTTCTATCAAACGTGGGGCTTTCACGCTCATCGAACTGCTGGTGGTGATCGCCATCATCGCGGTTCTCATCGGCCTTTTGTTACCGGCCGTGCAAAAAGTCCGGGAGGCCGCTTCCCGGATGCAGTGTTCCAACCATTTGAAGCAAATCGGGCTGGCTTTTCACAACTACGCCAGCGTCAACGGGACATTACCGCGCGGCGGTCGCGATGGTCGACCGTCCGGCCAGCCGACTCAGAACTGCTGCAACTGGACGGATAATAACCAGGCGAAATCCAACGCGGCCGGCGTCAAGGATGATCGGGACGGCTACAGCTGGCGCTACTGGATCCTGCCGTACATTGAGCAGGATAATGTTTACAACGCGATCGAGCGTGCAACGGTATACAACGCGGCGATCAAAATCTACTATTGCCCCTCCCGTCGGGACGCCGAGTCCTACAGCGGTTCGGCCCGCTGCGACTACAACGGGAACGCCGGATCCTATTTCTCCAACGGCACCCCCACCGACGACTCCGCCGGTTCGAGCGGCAACGGCAGTCCGGCTGTGACGGAAACCAATACTTTCGATGGCGTGGTGCTTCGATCCAACGTCGCTCCGGTGGCCTTAAACCGCATCAGCGATGGAACTTCCAATACACTGCTGGTCGCCGAGAAGTGGCTCCATCCGCTGCGGGTGGCAACAGCGGCCGCCTCCGGCAACGATGGGGGCGATAACGAAGTCTGGTGTAATGCGGGTTGGGATGAATGCATTGTTCGCGTCGGTGCAGGCACTTATAGCTATCTCTACAACGGCGGCCAACCCGCCGGACCCGGCTCCACGACTCGTACCATTCCCCGGACTCCTCGGCCCGACATCGAAGCCCCTTGCGTGGTCGATGCCGCGGGCAAACCCGTAACCATCTGGAACCAACAATTCGGCGGACCGCACCCCGGCGGCGTTAACACGGTCTTTTGCGATGGATCGGTGCGTACCGTGACGTTCAGCGTGGATGCCGCGACCTGGGCCGCTGCCTGCACGCGTAACGGCAATGAAACGTTGTCCATCAACAACTAA